A single region of the Mycobacterium avium subsp. avium genome encodes:
- a CDS encoding RNA degradosome polyphosphate kinase: MMRHDRNVTEIDAETRPDENLWHSGDSAVGAPPAATPAAMTDLPEDRYLNRELSWLDFNARVLALADDNSLPLLERAKFLAIFASNLDEFYMVRVAGLKRRDEMGLSVRSADGLTPRKQLALIGEHTQRIATRHARVFLDSVRPALAEEGIHIVTWADLDQAERDELSTYFTEQVFPVLTPLAVDPAHPFPFVSGLSLNLAVMVRQTEDGGQHFARVKVPNNVDRFVELAAPRAGAEGENRGVVRFLPMEELIAAFLPLLFPGMEIVEHHAFRITRNADMEVEEDRDEDLLQALERELARRRFGPPVRLEIADDMTEGMLELLLRELDVHPGDVIEVPGLLDLSSLWQIYDLDRPALKDPAFVPDTHPAFADRESPKSIFATLREGDVLVHHPYDSFSTSVQRFIQQAAADPNVLAIKQTLYRTSGDSPIVRALIEAAEAGKQAVALVEIKARFDEQANIRWARALEQAGVHVVYGLVGLKTHCKTCLVVRREGSAIRRYCHIGTGNYNSKTARLYEDVGLLTAAPDIGADLTDLFNSLTGYSRKVSYRNLLVAPHGIRTGIIERVEREIAAHRERGQGRIRLKMNALVDEQVIDSLYRASQAGVRVEVVVRGICALRPGVQGYSENIFVRSILGRFLEHSRIIHFRNINEFWIGSADMMHRNLDRRVEVLAQVKDPKLTAQLDELFESALDPSTRCWELGPDGQWTPSPQEGHTVRDHQVSLMERHRSP; the protein is encoded by the coding sequence GTGATGCGCCATGATCGCAATGTGACTGAAATCGACGCTGAGACTCGACCCGACGAGAACCTGTGGCATTCGGGCGACTCGGCCGTGGGGGCGCCACCCGCGGCGACCCCGGCCGCGATGACCGACCTGCCGGAGGACCGTTATCTCAACCGGGAACTGAGCTGGCTGGATTTCAACGCCCGGGTGCTGGCGCTGGCCGACGACAACTCGCTGCCGCTGCTGGAACGGGCCAAGTTCCTGGCCATTTTCGCCTCCAACCTCGACGAGTTCTACATGGTGCGGGTCGCCGGGCTGAAGCGGCGCGACGAGATGGGCTTGTCGGTGCGCTCGGCCGACGGGTTGACGCCGCGCAAACAACTCGCCCTGATCGGCGAGCACACCCAGCGGATCGCGACCCGGCACGCGCGGGTGTTCCTCGACTCGGTGCGCCCGGCGCTGGCCGAGGAGGGCATTCACATCGTCACGTGGGCCGATCTCGATCAGGCCGAGCGCGACGAATTGTCGACCTATTTCACCGAACAGGTCTTTCCCGTCCTGACGCCCCTGGCCGTCGATCCCGCGCACCCGTTCCCCTTCGTCAGCGGGCTGAGCCTGAACCTGGCGGTGATGGTGCGCCAGACCGAGGACGGCGGCCAGCACTTCGCCCGCGTCAAGGTGCCCAACAACGTCGATCGCTTCGTTGAACTCGCGGCGCCGAGAGCGGGCGCCGAGGGCGAAAACCGCGGCGTCGTCCGGTTTCTGCCGATGGAGGAACTGATCGCGGCGTTCCTGCCGCTGCTGTTCCCGGGCATGGAGATCGTCGAACACCACGCGTTCCGCATCACCCGCAACGCCGACATGGAGGTCGAGGAGGACCGCGACGAAGATCTGCTGCAGGCGCTGGAACGGGAGTTGGCGCGGCGGCGCTTCGGCCCGCCGGTGCGGCTCGAGATCGCCGACGACATGACCGAGGGCATGCTGGAACTGCTGCTTCGCGAACTCGACGTGCATCCCGGCGACGTCATCGAAGTGCCCGGCCTGCTCGACCTTTCGTCGCTGTGGCAGATCTACGATTTGGATCGCCCCGCGCTCAAGGATCCGGCGTTCGTCCCGGACACCCACCCCGCCTTCGCCGACCGCGAATCCCCCAAGAGCATCTTCGCGACGCTGCGCGAGGGCGACGTGCTGGTGCACCACCCCTACGACTCGTTCTCCACCAGCGTGCAGCGCTTCATCCAGCAGGCCGCCGCCGACCCCAACGTGCTGGCGATCAAGCAGACGCTGTACCGCACCTCCGGTGATTCGCCGATCGTTCGGGCGCTGATCGAAGCGGCCGAGGCCGGCAAGCAGGCGGTGGCACTGGTCGAGATCAAGGCGCGCTTCGACGAGCAGGCCAACATCCGCTGGGCGCGCGCCCTCGAACAAGCGGGCGTGCACGTGGTTTACGGGCTCGTCGGCCTCAAGACGCATTGCAAGACATGCCTGGTGGTGCGCCGCGAAGGTTCGGCGATCCGCCGGTACTGCCACATCGGAACCGGCAACTACAACAGCAAGACCGCTCGCCTGTACGAGGATGTCGGTCTGCTGACGGCGGCGCCGGACATCGGCGCCGACCTCACCGATTTGTTCAATTCGCTTACCGGCTATTCGCGTAAGGTCTCCTACCGCAATCTGTTGGTGGCGCCGCACGGGATTCGCACCGGCATCATCGAACGCGTCGAACGCGAGATCGCCGCGCACCGCGAACGCGGGCAGGGCCGAATTCGGTTGAAGATGAACGCGTTGGTGGACGAGCAGGTGATCGACTCCCTGTACCGGGCGTCGCAGGCGGGGGTGCGGGTCGAGGTCGTGGTGCGCGGCATCTGCGCGCTGCGCCCGGGCGTGCAGGGTTACTCCGAAAACATCTTCGTGCGCTCGATTCTGGGACGTTTCCTGGAGCACTCGCGGATCATCCACTTCCGCAACATCAACGAATTCTGGATCGGCAGCGCCGATATGATGCACCGCAATCTCGATCGCCGCGTCGAAGTGCTGGCGCAGGTCAAGGATCCCAAACTCACCGCGCAGCTGGACGAGTTGTTCGAATCCGCGCTGGATCCGTCCACCCGGTGCTGGGAATTGGGACCCGACGGGCAGTGGACCCCGTCGCCGCAAGAGGGCCATACCGTGCGTGATCACCAAGTATCGTTGATGGAGCGGCATCGCAGTCCCTAG
- the cofC gene encoding 2-phospho-L-lactate guanylyltransferase yields the protein MSGTRADGGHDGAGDVALIIAVKRLAAAKTRLAPVFSARTRESVVLAMLTDTLTAATRVRSLGSITVITPDEAAAAAAAGLGADVLADPTPEGHPDPLNNAIATAERAVSGSFTNIVALQGDLPALQSQELAEAVAAARAHRRSFVADRLATGTAALFAFGTRLDPRFGSDSSARHRSSGAIELTGAWPGLRCDVDTPTDLAAARRLGVGAATARAVAAH from the coding sequence ATGAGCGGCACACGAGCCGACGGCGGGCACGACGGTGCGGGCGATGTCGCCCTGATCATTGCGGTCAAGAGGCTGGCCGCGGCCAAGACCAGGCTGGCCCCGGTGTTCTCGGCGCGCACCCGCGAAAGCGTGGTGCTGGCCATGTTGACCGACACCCTGACCGCCGCCACACGGGTCCGGTCGCTGGGTTCGATCACCGTGATCACGCCCGACGAGGCCGCCGCGGCGGCGGCCGCCGGGCTGGGTGCCGACGTGCTGGCCGACCCGACCCCGGAGGGGCATCCGGATCCGCTCAACAACGCCATCGCCACCGCGGAGCGCGCGGTGAGCGGTTCCTTTACCAATATCGTTGCGCTGCAAGGGGATCTGCCGGCGCTGCAGTCCCAGGAGCTGGCCGAGGCGGTGGCCGCCGCGCGTGCGCACCGGCGCAGCTTCGTCGCCGACCGGCTGGCCACCGGCACCGCGGCGCTGTTCGCGTTCGGCACCCGGCTCGATCCCCGGTTCGGCTCCGATTCGTCGGCGCGGCACCGCAGTTCGGGCGCGATCGAGCTGACCGGCGCCTGGCCCGGCCTGCGCTGTGACGTCGATACCCCCACCGATCTGGCCGCCGCCCGCCGCCTCGGGGTGGGGGCCGCGACGGCCCGGGCCGTCGCCGCGCATTGA
- a CDS encoding NAD(P)H-dependent glycerol-3-phosphate dehydrogenase translates to MAGPGGGPKAGAAGAVAVMGAGAWGTALAKVLVDAGGPGTEVTLWARRPELAERINATRSNPDYLPGTSLPPGIHATADAGEALRDATTVLLGVPAQAMRANLERWAPLLRDGATLVSLAKGIELGTLMRMSQVIVSVTGVDPAQVAVISGPNLASEIAASQPAATVVACSDSGRAVALQRMLNSGYFRPYTNSDVVGTEIGGACKNVIALACGMAAGVGLGENTAAAIITRGLAEIMRLGIALGAKGATLAGLAGVGDLVATCSSPHSRNRSLGERLGRGATIGSVLAGSPDGGDGHVVEGVTSCQSVLALAASYDVEMPLTDAVHRVCHKGLSVDEAMALLLGRRTKPE, encoded by the coding sequence ATGGCCGGCCCAGGGGGCGGTCCGAAGGCCGGTGCGGCCGGCGCCGTCGCGGTCATGGGCGCCGGGGCGTGGGGCACCGCGCTGGCCAAGGTGCTCGTCGACGCCGGCGGCCCCGGAACAGAGGTCACGCTGTGGGCCCGCAGGCCCGAGCTCGCCGAACGGATCAACGCGACCCGATCCAACCCCGACTACCTGCCCGGGACGTCGTTGCCGCCGGGCATCCACGCCACCGCGGACGCCGGCGAGGCGCTGCGGGACGCGACGACGGTGCTGCTGGGCGTGCCGGCGCAGGCGATGCGCGCCAACCTCGAGCGCTGGGCGCCGCTGCTGCGGGACGGGGCGACCCTGGTCAGCCTGGCCAAGGGCATCGAGTTGGGCACCCTGATGCGGATGAGCCAGGTCATCGTCTCGGTGACCGGCGTCGACCCGGCTCAGGTCGCGGTGATCTCGGGACCGAACCTGGCCAGCGAGATCGCCGCGTCCCAGCCCGCCGCGACGGTGGTGGCGTGCAGCGACTCCGGCCGCGCCGTCGCCCTGCAGCGCATGCTCAACAGCGGATACTTCCGGCCCTACACCAACAGCGATGTGGTCGGCACCGAGATCGGCGGGGCGTGCAAGAACGTGATCGCGCTGGCCTGCGGGATGGCCGCCGGCGTGGGCCTCGGCGAGAACACCGCGGCGGCCATCATCACCCGGGGGCTGGCCGAGATCATGCGGCTGGGCATCGCGCTCGGCGCCAAGGGCGCGACGCTGGCCGGGCTGGCCGGGGTGGGCGACCTGGTCGCCACCTGCAGCTCGCCGCACTCCCGCAACCGTTCGCTGGGCGAGCGGCTCGGCCGCGGGGCAACCATCGGTTCGGTGCTCGCCGGTAGCCCCGACGGCGGCGACGGGCACGTCGTCGAGGGCGTGACGTCCTGCCAGTCGGTGCTGGCGCTGGCCGCCAGCTACGACGTGGAAATGCCGCTCACCGACGCGGTGCACCGGGTCTGTCACAAGGGGCTGTCCGTCGACGAGGCGATGGCGCTGTTGCTGGGCCGGCGCACCAAGCCCGAATGA
- a CDS encoding D-alanine--D-alanine ligase family protein: protein MNASQRVRVAVVFGGRSNEHAISCVSAGSILRNLDPRRFEVVAIGITPQGSWVLTDGDPAALAISDRQLPEVTSASGTELALPADPGRSGQLVSLPPGASEVLASVDVVFPVLHGPYGEDGTIQGLLELAGVPYVGAGVFASAAGMDKEFTKKLFAAEGLPIGDYAVLRPSQSTLSLQDRERLGLPVFVKPARGGSSIGVSRVSSWDELDAAVAAARDHDPKVIVEAAIAGRELECGVLEMPDGTVQASTVGEIRVAGVRGREDSFYDFATKYLDDTAELDVPAKVDDEIADAVRELAIRAFKAVDCQGLARVDFFLTETGPVLNEINTMPGFTTISMYPRMWAASGVDYPSLLATMVETALARGVGLR, encoded by the coding sequence GTGAATGCCAGCCAGCGGGTCCGCGTCGCCGTCGTCTTCGGCGGGCGCAGCAACGAGCACGCCATCTCGTGCGTCTCGGCCGGCAGCATCCTGCGCAACCTCGACCCGCGGCGGTTCGAGGTCGTCGCGATCGGCATCACCCCGCAAGGCTCGTGGGTGCTCACCGACGGCGACCCGGCCGCGCTGGCGATCAGCGACCGGCAACTGCCCGAGGTGACGTCCGCGTCGGGGACCGAGCTGGCGCTGCCGGCGGATCCGGGGCGCAGCGGCCAACTGGTTTCCCTTCCCCCCGGCGCCAGTGAGGTGTTGGCCTCCGTCGACGTGGTGTTCCCGGTGCTGCACGGCCCGTACGGGGAGGACGGCACGATCCAGGGGCTGCTCGAACTCGCCGGGGTGCCCTACGTCGGGGCCGGCGTGTTCGCCAGCGCCGCGGGCATGGACAAGGAATTCACCAAGAAGCTGTTCGCCGCCGAGGGATTGCCGATCGGCGACTACGCGGTGCTGCGCCCGTCGCAGTCCACATTGTCGCTGCAGGACCGCGAGCGGCTGGGCTTGCCGGTGTTCGTCAAACCCGCCCGGGGCGGCTCCTCGATCGGCGTCAGCCGGGTCTCGAGCTGGGACGAGCTGGACGCCGCCGTGGCCGCCGCCCGCGACCACGATCCCAAGGTCATCGTCGAGGCGGCCATCGCCGGCCGGGAGCTGGAGTGCGGGGTGCTCGAAATGCCCGACGGCACAGTGCAAGCCAGCACGGTCGGCGAGATCCGGGTGGCCGGGGTACGGGGGCGTGAGGACTCGTTCTACGACTTCGCGACCAAATACCTCGACGACACAGCCGAATTGGACGTGCCCGCCAAGGTCGACGACGAAATCGCCGACGCGGTACGCGAATTGGCGATCCGCGCATTCAAGGCCGTTGACTGCCAAGGGCTGGCCCGGGTGGACTTCTTCCTCACCGAGACCGGGCCGGTGCTCAACGAGATCAACACGATGCCCGGCTTCACCACCATCTCGATGTACCCGCGGATGTGGGCGGCCAGCGGCGTGGACTACCCGAGTCTGCTGGCCACCATGGTGGAGACGGCCCTGGCCCGCGGCGTCGGGCTGCGCTAG
- a CDS encoding DUF3515 domain-containing protein — MVAVALAVTTIGVILAIAATREAPPQPVAVAAFPAPHAGDAACRALLDALPQRLGDYQRAPLEQPAPAGAAAWRTGPDSEPVVLRCGLDRPAEFVAGSPIQVVDRVQWFAVRPDPQSAGDAGRSTWYTVDRTVYVALTLPSGSGPAPIQRLSDVIAQRIAAAPVNPGPPAG; from the coding sequence ATGGTCGCGGTCGCGCTGGCGGTGACGACGATCGGGGTGATCCTGGCGATCGCGGCGACCCGTGAGGCGCCGCCGCAACCCGTTGCCGTAGCGGCCTTTCCGGCGCCGCACGCCGGGGACGCCGCCTGCCGGGCGTTGCTGGACGCGCTGCCGCAGCGGCTCGGCGACTATCAGCGCGCCCCGCTCGAGCAGCCGGCCCCGGCGGGCGCCGCGGCCTGGCGGACCGGGCCGGACAGCGAGCCGGTGGTGCTGCGCTGCGGCCTGGACCGCCCGGCCGAGTTCGTCGCCGGATCCCCCATCCAGGTCGTCGACCGGGTGCAGTGGTTCGCGGTGCGCCCCGACCCGCAATCCGCCGGGGACGCCGGCAGATCCACCTGGTACACGGTGGACCGCACGGTGTATGTGGCGCTCACGCTGCCGTCGGGCTCGGGCCCGGCGCCCATCCAGCGGCTCTCCGACGTGATCGCGCAGCGCATCGCGGCGGCGCCGGTCAACCCCGGGCCGCCCGCCGGCTAG